One window of Manihot esculenta cultivar AM560-2 chromosome 17, M.esculenta_v8, whole genome shotgun sequence genomic DNA carries:
- the LOC110604810 gene encoding uncharacterized protein LOC110604810: MASKDYCPVPPLVFTGENYQSWVVKMTAYLQSWDLWEVEDEDLEIDQLPDNQTMQQIKTHKEKTTKKFKAKTCLYSAVSESLFTRIMNLETAFHIWKCLKTEFQGIAHTKSMCILNLRRALELQKMKDSATVKEYVDRLLDIINKLKLLGENIPDSRIVEKILVTLPERFEAKIYALKEVRDLAEISLAKLLNALHAQEQRRQIREDGSIEGAMQAKLQLKDSWKNKKKKGNKSKDNPGVGVGSISFLGASNNGATGNKGRKYHPCQHCGRTNHPHFRCWSRPDAKCNTRNQMGHIDKICKNKGKQIVNEAQAVNQEEEE, from the coding sequence ATGGCTTCAAAAGATTATTGTCCTGTTCCACCTCTAGTTTTCACTGGAGAAAATTATCAATCATGGGTAGTTAAAATGACTGCTTATCTACAATCATGGGATCTTTGGGAAGTAGAAGATGAAGACCTTGAAATTGATCAACTGCCTGATAATCAAACTATGCAGCAGATTAAAACACACAAGGAGAAAACTACAAAGAAATTTAAGGCCAAGACATGTTTGTATTCAGCTGTGTCTGAATCACTTTTTACCAGGATTATGAACTTGGAGACTGCCTTTCACATCTGGAAGTGCCTCAAGACAGAGTTTCAAGGTATTGCGCATACCAAAAGCATGTGTATCTTGAATCTCAGAAGGGCACTTGAACTACAAAAGATGAAAGACTCTGCAACTGTGAAAGAGTATGTTGATAGGTTGTTGGATATTATCAACAAGCTTAAGCTTCTTGGTGAAAATATTCCAGATAGCAGAATTGTTGAGAAGATTCTGGTAACATTACCAGAAAGATTTGAAGCCAAAATTTATGCACTAAAGGAGGTTCGTGACCTTGCAGAAATTTCCTTGGCTAAGTTGCTAAACGCTCTTCATGCACAAGAGCAAAGAAGGCAGATTAGAGAAGATGGTTCAATTGAAGGTGCAATGCAAGCCAAGTTGCAACTTAAGGACTCttggaaaaataagaaaaaaaagggaaataaGAGCAAAGACAATCCAGGTGTAGGTGTTGGAAGCATATCTTTTCTTGGAGCAAGCAACAATGGTGCAACAGGAAACAAAGGAAGAAAATATCACCCTTGTCAACATTGTGGCAGAACCAATCATCCTCATTTTAGATGTTGGAGCAGACCTGATGCAAAATGCAACACACGCAACCAAATGGGGCATATTGACAAAATTTGCAAAAATAAAGGCAAGCAGATAGTGAATGAGGCTCAAGCTGTGAATCAGGAGGAGGAAGAATAA